A genomic segment from bacterium encodes:
- the nadC gene encoding carboxylating nicotinate-nucleotide diphosphorylase — MSTDIPMLDFTTVSDIVRRSLAEDVGSGDVTTLSTVDSNLMACGKFVAEGEGILAGWPVALEVFRQLDPNCHANDSFYEGQTITKGLIAAQLTGSAQALLTGERVALNFLQHLSGIASLTNKFTCLIEGTEARIFDTRKTTPGLRVLEKYAVRVGGGSNHRFGLYDAVLIKDNHIALAGGVEQAIERVRIDAHQLQVEVECDSLAQVEEALKCGADIILLDNMSTQMLESAVKMADGKALLEASGGVNLGTVREIALTGVDRISVGALTHSAPILPMRFECHII; from the coding sequence ATGAGTACTGATATTCCTATGCTTGACTTCACTACCGTTTCCGATATCGTGCGCCGTTCTCTTGCTGAAGATGTGGGATCGGGGGATGTTACGACCCTGTCGACTGTCGATTCCAATCTTATGGCCTGCGGTAAGTTTGTTGCGGAGGGTGAGGGGATCCTTGCAGGATGGCCGGTAGCGCTTGAAGTCTTTCGGCAGCTTGATCCCAATTGCCATGCAAATGATTCCTTTTACGAAGGTCAGACAATCACCAAAGGGCTGATTGCAGCCCAACTTACAGGTTCCGCTCAAGCTCTTCTGACTGGCGAAAGAGTCGCTCTCAACTTCTTACAGCATTTATCAGGGATTGCTTCACTAACCAATAAATTTACATGCCTTATTGAGGGCACTGAAGCACGGATTTTCGATACCAGAAAGACAACCCCCGGCTTACGAGTATTGGAAAAATATGCGGTTCGAGTGGGTGGTGGAAGTAATCATCGCTTCGGTTTGTACGACGCTGTCCTAATTAAGGACAACCACATCGCGCTCGCTGGAGGCGTCGAGCAAGCCATCGAACGCGTAAGAATAGACGCCCATCAACTACAAGTCGAAGTTGAATGCGATAGCTTGGCACAAGTCGAAGAAGCTCTTAAATGCGGAGCTGATATTATTCTGCTTGATAATATGTCCACTCAAATGTTAGAAAGTGCGGTCAAAATGGCTGACGGTAAGGCGCTTCTTGAAGCATCAGGTGGTGTAAATTTAGGTACGGTGCGTGAAATTGCCTTAACCGGTGTCGACAGGATTTCGGTCGGAGCGCTCACTCACTCCGCTCCCATTTTACCAATGCGTTTTGAGTGCCACATAATATAA
- a CDS encoding biotin--[acetyl-CoA-carboxylase] ligase — MSHIRVERHVSVNSTQTVATAHVSAGERRVDAVQADFQTEGRGRWGKIWESCECENLLITYILWDIPVPEPPWELGLIMALAVCEVVEERLVELGLSTYPKLRWPNDILIEDKKVAGLLLELPEAPTQGKVPIIGVGLNVNQTIFTPPLNDSATSIKRLSNSDSSISEFASNIWDRFHSLYPLLISNPIALATLWRTRDATKGKFYRSPDGRSGIAQGIREDGCLVIRWPDNSESALPAAEAVI, encoded by the coding sequence ATGAGCCACATTCGCGTAGAACGTCATGTATCAGTCAATTCAACACAGACAGTGGCGACAGCCCATGTAAGTGCCGGAGAACGCCGTGTAGACGCAGTACAAGCTGATTTTCAAACGGAGGGACGTGGGCGTTGGGGAAAAATTTGGGAGTCTTGTGAGTGCGAAAACTTACTTATCACCTACATCCTCTGGGATATTCCAGTTCCTGAACCTCCATGGGAACTTGGCCTTATCATGGCACTAGCTGTTTGCGAAGTTGTTGAAGAGAGATTGGTTGAACTTGGCCTATCAACATACCCGAAGCTCCGCTGGCCAAACGATATCCTGATAGAGGATAAAAAAGTTGCAGGCCTATTGCTTGAACTTCCCGAAGCTCCGACACAAGGGAAAGTTCCAATTATTGGAGTTGGGTTAAACGTTAATCAAACAATCTTCACGCCACCCTTAAACGATAGCGCCACTTCCATAAAACGCTTATCTAATTCTGATAGCTCCATCTCCGAATTTGCTTCAAATATCTGGGATAGGTTCCATAGTCTGTACCCCTTACTGATTAGCAATCCAATCGCTCTCGCTACTCTATGGCGTACACGTGATGCGACTAAGGGTAAGTTTTATCGCTCCCCTGATGGCCGTTCCGGTATTGCACAGGGTATTAGAGAAGACGGCTGTCTTGTTATTCGTTGGCCGGACAATTCCGAATCCGCTCTCCCAGCCGCCGAGGCTGTGATTTAA